The proteins below are encoded in one region of Sporosarcina sp. FSL K6-1508:
- a CDS encoding DUF2087 domain-containing protein, translating to MEEQFLITDVEREKVLKNYFKQGLQGRLDVFPSKEKRKYIIAQEIIKKFDTDKIYMEKEINDLLVTFYPDFATIRRFLIDYRFMTRSDDGKQYWVKGETHANT from the coding sequence ATGGAAGAACAATTTTTAATTACGGATGTAGAAAGAGAAAAAGTATTAAAAAATTATTTTAAACAAGGGTTACAAGGTCGGCTTGACGTATTTCCGAGTAAGGAAAAAAGGAAGTATATTATTGCCCAAGAAATAATTAAGAAATTCGATACGGATAAAATATATATGGAAAAAGAGATAAATGACCTATTGGTAACGTTTTATCCCGACTTTGCAACTATAAGACGATTTCTTATAGACTATCGTTTCATGACTCGAAGCGATGATGGAAAGCAGTATTGGGTTAAAGGGGAAACACATGCAAATACATAG
- a CDS encoding GNAT family N-acetyltransferase, which translates to MTTTITITPPSDIKDLAAFLENMNNDSSSHVGYCGEDREGIYQTLLDDFSDLDLSQSFAVAYDNGSIVGAIGLDIDKDRFSAEVWGPFISDKIDDSYIVDKLLKTVISNSSIQLKHLSFFLNKENTRGKEFVLKHGGVERGHHSNLLAHRDELGEIKVEGIMEYSPSYEKTFSALHETEFPSTYYSTQKILSRLTDMNRLFVLTNDDQHIKGYVYVEAQPQHGEGSIEYIAVSNNDRKQGIGTKLIKFALAHLFTHKEIEEISLCVENENERALNLYRAAGFKIKHELIHFDITFKRCEEIVHANQK; encoded by the coding sequence ATGACCACTACTATCACAATAACTCCACCGAGCGATATAAAAGATCTTGCAGCTTTTTTAGAGAATATGAATAACGATTCAAGCAGCCACGTTGGCTACTGTGGTGAAGACAGAGAGGGAATTTATCAAACACTTCTTGATGATTTCTCGGATTTGGATTTGTCTCAGTCCTTTGCAGTTGCTTATGATAATGGAAGTATCGTCGGCGCCATTGGGTTGGATATTGATAAAGATCGCTTTAGTGCGGAAGTATGGGGACCTTTTATTAGCGATAAAATAGATGATTCATATATTGTTGATAAGCTTTTGAAAACAGTGATCTCTAATTCATCAATTCAGCTAAAGCATTTAAGTTTTTTTCTGAATAAGGAAAATACCCGTGGAAAAGAATTTGTCTTGAAACACGGGGGAGTTGAAAGAGGACATCATTCCAACTTGCTGGCTCACCGCGATGAACTTGGGGAAATTAAGGTTGAAGGAATTATGGAATATAGCCCGTCTTATGAAAAAACCTTTTCTGCTCTTCATGAGACCGAATTTCCTAGTACATATTATAGTACGCAAAAAATTCTTAGTCGGCTGACTGATATGAATCGGTTATTTGTACTGACAAATGATGACCAACATATTAAAGGATATGTCTATGTGGAGGCTCAGCCGCAACATGGTGAGGGCTCGATTGAATATATCGCTGTTTCTAATAACGATAGAAAACAGGGCATCGGAACAAAGCTAATAAAATTTGCTTTAGCTCATCTTTTCACGCATAAGGAAATTGAAGAAATTTCCTTATGCGTTGAAAACGAAAATGAGAGAGCCCTTAATCTTTATCGAGCCGCTGGATTCAAAATAAAGCACGAACTTATTCATTTTGACATTACATTTAAAAGGTGCGAGGAAATAGTTCATGCTAATCAAAAGTGA
- a CDS encoding nucleotidyltransferase family protein, whose translation MLIKSEEDILWLIREDKWMMELLKCAKSLNLPDWWICAGFVRSKIWDVLHGFDVRTTIPDIDVIYYDRTNSEKSTEKKHEEALKRLLPAIPWSVKNQARMHSVSNSPPYTSSINAISRFPETATALGVKLDDRENLVLTAPHGIVDVVNLRVTPTPTFHEKKEQIKIYEERIRKKNWQAVWNKVEIIGVDSN comes from the coding sequence ATGCTAATCAAAAGTGAAGAAGATATTCTATGGTTAATTCGTGAAGACAAATGGATGATGGAGCTACTGAAATGCGCCAAATCACTGAATTTACCAGATTGGTGGATTTGTGCAGGTTTTGTTCGGTCTAAAATTTGGGATGTGTTGCATGGATTCGATGTAAGAACGACGATCCCAGATATTGACGTAATCTATTATGATCGAACAAATAGTGAAAAGAGTACGGAAAAGAAACACGAGGAAGCATTGAAAAGGCTTCTACCTGCAATCCCTTGGTCAGTTAAGAATCAGGCAAGAATGCATAGTGTCAGTAATAGTCCACCCTATACTTCGTCTATTAATGCGATATCAAGATTTCCTGAAACAGCAACAGCTTTAGGAGTGAAATTGGATGACAGAGAAAATCTAGTCTTAACAGCGCCGCATGGCATAGTTGACGTTGTAAATTTGAGAGTAACACCAACGCCTACTTTTCATGAGAAGAAAGAACAGATAAAGATTTACGAAGAAAGAATTCGGAAAAAGAATTGGCAAGCTGTATGGAATAAGGTTGAAATTATAGGGGTGGACAGTAATTAG